The Triticum urartu cultivar G1812 chromosome 5, Tu2.1, whole genome shotgun sequence genome contains the following window.
TCTTTAGAGAGTGCCCAACTTTCTTGATCTTCCTTGATGGCCAACGATCAATTCCATGATGTCTGCATATTCTCTTCAATGTAGTAGGGCACACTGGAACGAATGGTATAAAGACAATAAGTTATAGTCAATTATAGACATTGCCAGTTTGTATGTATGCAAACAGTCAGTGAAGAATCTAGACCAGTGTGTCTTTCAGTTGCAAATTGTTGCAAGAACAGCATCAGCTGAGTTATTGAGAACTAACTTTATTAGAGTATAAGTCTGTTTTTAAGAGTCCCTGTCTAATTATTAAGTGATTATACACTCCCCTTTTTGGTAAAGGGAATAATATTTACTCAGACGTAGCATCGAGGCAATACGACTGCAATGAGTACAAAATCTGGGCTCTGCATAGCAAGATGCGCACTCCTATTTGAGCCACCCAAGTAAAGATATGGGTATTAGGAAGGAATAGTGGTGCCAGGTTTTTAGCAAGTTGTCTAAATCTACTGACTACGCATCCAAAGAGAGAAAATGCAAGTGAAACAACAAAAAGAACGGTAAAGAAGAGTAGAGTTGAGAGAGTCATAAGTTACCTCCTAAATTCTTTGCAGCTTCTTTCAAACTACCAGCGAAATGCTTCCGGAGTTCTTGCAGGCTCACCGTTTTCTCAATTTTAGTTCGCCGCTTCTCTATTGCTTTGTCTGAGTTTGAGAGGCTTCGATCACTGGAAAAAGGTGAACCCTTGGCCTCATATTCTTCATGCTTCTTAAACCCTGGAAAGAAACTTTTATCTTCAGGTACTAGCACCGGTGAAGTTGGCCAGCCAGCTGTTACACTAAACCCTTCATCCTCTTGTTTCCTGAACCCAAATGGCAGGCCACAATCTGTTTCTGCCTGCGCCGCATTATTCTGAACATCCACAAGGCTTGCAATCCATGAAGATACCTCCTCGGAAGCATCCACTGATGTTGTCCTTGCAGGAATATCAATGCCACTAGCAAGCTCATCCAAGATTTCAGCAGGCTTGTCACAAACTTCTGGTGGGGTTGGCGAGCTAGTTTCAGGCGATCCATCATTCGCCAGTTCTTTCACGCCGACAACTCGCAGTGTACAGGAGGCTTGTTGTATGGTATTGGACAGAGAATTGAGCATGTTCCCTTGCTCTTCACTATCTATGCAGTTGTTTGGCAAGAAAAATTCCAAGATAAGATCCATACTCCCGGTCTTGACGCTTCGCAGCCGAATTGCCACCGCGGCCCTTAGGCCGAAAAGCTTTGCATAATGTGAGAGAGGGTATTGGACCTTGCTGTAGGCAGTAATGTCTGGGCAGAAACATGGCTCATTTGTCCCGAGCGCCGTGCCGACAACACCCTCACCCCTGAACAGATGATGCTCGGAGCAAGCCTGGTGAAAGCCAGTCATGGCGGGATCGCCGACATAACACGCTTCGTCCACGGTGGAGACACAGTACTTGTATTTTTCGTCGGAGTGGCGGCTCGCCCTTTTGGCCTGGCAGACGCAGGGTATCCATGTCTGGGCCAGTGGCAACTTATGGGTCTCACAAACAGCTTTGAGAACATGCGCGATCTCTGGTACAATTGCTCGGTAGGAAGTATCGACCACCTGACAACAATGAAGCAGAGCATATGTTAGCGACGCCAACATTTCGGCATTCTACCGCAAAACAACCAGGAACTTGGTGTCTTTCTTTCAGCCCACCTGTGCGCGAGGATCGCTTGAAACATCAGAACCTCTGAGATCAACCTCCTGCAAATTTTCACAGATGTAGCTTTAGAACACAAGGGAATCATCAAGGAAAGAGGGGCGAAAAGGCTGATTACTTCGGGGATCGGCGTGCCCGGTAGTTATCACATCTTCCCCCTaagggcatttcatcgaacaggTTAAGCGCATAACATGATACGCACGGTGCACACAGGGGTCTGGAGAATGGAAAGGGCGACAAGCAATGCGCTAAGATGTAATCTACCTTGAGAGCGTTGCAGATGTTGTCGATCTCGGCGTTGTAGTTGATCTTCTGGGTGGTCATGACGAGCTCGACGACGCCGAGGCACGCGCCGGTGCGGCGCTCGAAGACCGGCATGGCGACGCTGCCGCGGATGTCGAAGTGCTGCGCGTAGCGGACGCGCGGGTACTCGTTGTCGGTGAAGAGGCGCACGTCGGGCGTCCACTCGGGGACGCGGCCGACGAAGACGCGGCCGGGGAGCCCCAGCTCGGCGCAGGAGGTCTCGTCGGCGGAGAACTGGTACTTGACGGACACGGTGCGGTAGCTCTCGAGGCGGTCGCTGCGGCGGTCGAGCCAGAAGGGCTGGCCGCAGGTGGTGAGCACCTGGCGGTCGCCGATGCGCGTGGGCACCCACACCTGCACCAGCAGCTCGCCCGCCGCCCCGCGCGACCGCGACGCGATGCCCTGCAGCGCGCGCCCCAGCCGCTCCTTCACCGACGCCGGCGCCTCCTGCGGCCGGATCAGCCAAGCGCGGCGCGACTCGTCGTCCCCgtcctcgccgtcgtcgtcgccgccgccggccggggCGGTGGTGATGGTGCTGCCGAGGTCGAAGAGCGGGGAGAAGGGGCTCGGCGACGCGCCGCCGGGGTGCAGGAACTCGGGGAAGTCTGGCCCGGGCGACGCGAGCAGGAACTCCTCCATGAGATCCAGCTCGTCCATGCCGGCACGCAtgctgctgccgcgcaggccgcCCTCGTCGCTCCTTTGCATCGGATGCTCCATGGCCACAACCAGCTCGCTCGGCAATCCTCAGACCCTCCGCCGCATACGCACCAACCAAGAACGAACCGgccggcgacggggacggggcggagCGACGGGAGCCACGAACCTCGGATCAACTCCTCGCTGGGCACAAGGGGAAAAAGAGAGGAGAGGAAAAATCTCGTCACGATGCAATCCAAGGAATCTAGCAGCAGGCAGGCAATAAGATTTGATGCGCATGGCTGCCACGACGGACGCCACTAGCTCGCGGGAAGCCGTTCCCGGCCGCACCACTCCATCGGCAGGCACGAGCAAGTAGCGGTAGCGGACGAGACATCCCCATCCCCATCCATGATGGAAACTAAAGCGGGGCACATCGCCGTCAGCTAGCCCCGCCCCGCCCCAGCCACGCCCTGGGAGGAAAGtgaagagaagagagagacgagACGGTAGACAACCGCAGGCAGCCCCCCCGGTGAACCCCCACCACGTTGTCGTGGCCGTGCAACTAGCTGGCCGCCGGCCGACTAGCGCGCGCGCTAGTGCCCCTCCAACTCCTAGCTATATAGCCATAGGCGCCATAGCCATGGCGTCTCGTCTTCCCCGCGgagacggaggaggaggaggggcagTGCTCACGAAGAAAACGACAAGGAAACCAGAGCAGCTCAGATCAGATCGGGCGCCGAGGAGAGGAGCTCACCTAGCTCGGTGGCACGCGGAGGCGATCTCCCATGGCGATAGGGCCCGACAAGCAGTCAGTCGATGAGCGGCTCCGGATCACTCTCCCGTTCCTCTCGGGCTCGCACTAGGACTGCGGGGTGCGGTACCAGACGGAtcccgccgcagccgccgccgccaggaATAAAGTTAGCCGCGGTTGCGCGCGAGTGGGGAGGGTACGTAGTACGGGAGGATGTGGGTTGGTGGGCTGGCCGGGGTGGGGGTGGTGGATTTGTACTTGAGGACGGCGCGCAAGTAGCCTCTGCGTCTGCCTCTCCTCCTCGGAGTGCGCTCTCAGTTTCTACTCCTACTCCTCCAGCGACGAGCTGCTGCCGTGGCATGACATGACATGCGCTCCTCGGCTGCATCTTTGTTTGTGCATCCGcacgatgacgacgacgacgacggaaTCTTCGAGCGGGCCAGCTTGACGGGAATGGGCCTGGCTGGGGGCCCGAAGTCAACCGGGCTTGGGCGTGGCGCGAGGGGCAGGACGGGGAATTCCTCCTCGTGGGGGCTGACGAGGGCAGAACGTGCATCTATCGGGCCCCGCCGTGGCTGAGACCGCGAACCCGTGAGGCGTGATTCCGTGGTGGGTGAAAGAAAGATTCTCCCTCGCTCCACTGCTGTTATTTTTCTCCCTTGGATTAaacattttttctttctttttgacGAAACGGCCTTTGATTGAATGAACTTCTTCAAATAGCAAAATGAGACTTTCAAGACAGcgtcaaaaaagaaaaaaaactacatGTTTGGTGTTTTGGAAGGTGTACCTGCTGTAGGCCGCGGCTTTTCCCGTGATGCACATGACTTCGTCAATTTCAAAGCCCCGAGGGTTCATCGACGAGCAGTGTCAGATATACCATTGGGGGGAGCAGGGGTGGCCACATTGGGTTGCTGGCAGCTGAGCTTCGACTCCCAGGGCTGCCAGCGACCCGGGGTGGCcaccccttggcgcgcccccatgacccccccccccccccccccccccccccccccccccccccccccgggtcgCTGGCTGCTGAGCACCTATCTTTCCTCCGGCGGTGCGGCCGTGTGCGTCTTTCTGTGAAGTGATACATGACGTGAGGTTGAGGAGGGGAGGAGTTTGGGCTTGGGCTGGAGTGCACGCTAAACTGGGATGCAGTAATTGCTTTGAACGCCCAATTTTGAATTGCACCAAACGTTCATAAGCAGCCACCAAGCTATCGATCCAATACTGAATTGAtcattttctgctaactcctagTCCTAGTGAATGTTGCGTCGCCGGTCGCCTCTCCGTGCGGCCTTGTGCCCCTGCCGCTCTCTGTGTTATTGTTGTATGTTAGTAGTTTCAACATTCAAGCGACAAGAGTCCATGTTTCTATGTTACTTTTTTGCTGGGAATGTTCATCGACGAGCAGTGTAGTTTTATTCAAACAAAAGTGCTCCTGGGACAGTTAACCAAAAGGCGGATGATCATGAAGGATGGTTCAGAGTCCAAAGAAATAAATGATGAAGCAACACCAAGGTGTGGTTTATACCAAATGCCTAGCAAAGTAGTGGAAGATCGAGCAACACCTCCTGCTCCTGCCTTGGCAGAACCCGAGTTTCTATGTTACTTCAATCAGCACAACTCGGCTAGAACTTGGTGGCTAATGAGTCAAGTCGAGTTTTGATTTGAACATGTTAACATAATGAGTTTAACGAACAGAGCTAACGAGTTACTCGTTTAGCTCATTAATCAGAAGTGACATGCGATAAGTACCAATATTGTTGTTGATTGTTGTCATACATGGAGTGCACCAACTGTTTCTTTAACGTAGATTATCGATTGTTGTGATTTGTGAAGAAAAAATATGTGTCTACATTTTTTTAGGTTAATTGCATACATGATACGCATATTTTGTTATTCACATTTATAACAAGCTTAGCTAGTTTCTTTTGCAGGGGTAAAAAGGGTGTATTAATCAAGAGCAAATCAGTTCATCCCTACACATACTAGCTAGGGATTTTGTCCAGCCCGGACTGGATCtgaacaacaatgcgatcctcagTCCTATCAAAGTTCGCTAAAAAATAACTAATACTATTATGCTCTCGACTAATATGAGCTAGCTCGCGAGTTACCGGAGTTGAGCCGAGTTTGAATCTGACCTTGTTAACAATCGAACCTACTTTCAATGCGAGGTACGTACTCCTTTCGTAAATTAATATACGAGCGTTTTAGAGGCAGTAGCTAACAATCAAGCCGTGCGAATACCGCTGGTTCCCTTCCATGGTTCTATCCTGTGAACTACCACGAGGTGGGCGACGATGACGAGAGGAGCTCACGCTGGTGTGCTTGTGTAACTGGTCTGTCATTTCTTAGTCATCACAGTCGGTGAGACGGATGCATGATACATACTTTTCACCAGAAAAATGTACCAACGCGTACGGACGCAAGCCACTGTCCTCCTCTAACTGGGTAGCATGAGTTTTTTTTTTTTGACAGGGACCGGTAGGAGGAGTTTATAACTCTCACGCTAGCTCCATGATTGTAGGAGGTGGTGTACAGACATCACTCACTCACTTAACTAAGTTCCGGCCTATAAAATCCTCATGCGTTCTTGTCATCTAGCTAGCCTGCAGAGTCTTCGATCGAGACGGTAACAGTTTACATAGAGTTTCCCGGCCGATATTATGCTCTGACTATTTGCGGTATGTACGTACGTGCTGGAATCTAGCCGCTGTTCATCGGGATCCAGCCGGCCGGGATACGTCGACGCACAGGACAAATATGAACACCGGTACTGTCACATCAGCCCGGTGGTGTCATCGGGCGGGCAGCAGTACTACAAAACTCCGGCGAGGTGCGTACGTACGTATAATACGCCGCCGTGTACGAGCTACGTGCGCGGTGCTGGCTGTTGGGCGGGTTTGTTTTTGCTCTATGATTAGCTGTCGTGGATCTCGAGACATGTTCGCGTTTCAACTCTCTCGGCcatggaaaaatggaaaaaagAAACTCTCAACTTGATTCATATTCTGTGCAGTATATATAATAGTATGAGAGATGTGAATGTGATCCATGGGGGCTGGGAAGTCTAGGTAATGATCGAAGCAAGAGGCTAAGCTGGCAGCGGAGATGGTTGAGATACGGATGGATTTGGAATCGTGGTGCTTGCTGTTGTCTACAGTGACGCCATTGTTTTGCTTGACGGGAGATTCAGATACCGCTGGGCTGGCGCTTTGGACTTATCGTAGCTGTGGTATACGTGGGTGGCAGCGAAATATCTCTACAACAACAGTGCCTATACGTAGCTGTTGCCACCATTGTTTCGAAATGTGC
Protein-coding sequences here:
- the LOC125511326 gene encoding protein NLP1-like, producing MEHPMQRSDEGGLRGSSMRAGMDELDLMEEFLLASPGPDFPEFLHPGGASPSPFSPLFDLGSTITTAPAGGGDDDGEDGDDESRRAWLIRPQEAPASVKERLGRALQGIASRSRGAAGELLVQVWVPTRIGDRQVLTTCGQPFWLDRRSDRLESYRTVSVKYQFSADETSCAELGLPGRVFVGRVPEWTPDVRLFTDNEYPRVRYAQHFDIRGSVAMPVFERRTGACLGVVELVMTTQKINYNAEIDNICNALKEVDLRGSDVSSDPRAQVVDTSYRAIVPEIAHVLKAVCETHKLPLAQTWIPCVCQAKRASRHSDEKYKYCVSTVDEACYVGDPAMTGFHQACSEHHLFRGEGVVGTALGTNEPCFCPDITAYSKVQYPLSHYAKLFGLRAAVAIRLRSVKTGSMDLILEFFLPNNCIDSEEQGNMLNSLSNTIQQASCTLRVVGVKELANDGSPETSSPTPPEVCDKPAEILDELASGIDIPARTTSVDASEEVSSWIASLVDVQNNAAQAETDCGLPFGFRKQEDEGFSVTAGWPTSPVLVPEDKSFFPGFKKHEEYEAKGSPFSSDRSLSNSDKAIEKRRTKIEKTVSLQELRKHFAGSLKEAAKNLGVCPTTLKRICRHHGIDRWPSRKIKKVGHSLKKLQMVIDSVHGAEGTVRLSSLYENFTKTTWSERELHGDLSYPASEQKVQLEPSVPDRQCESRFSPHTSGSNSLSPTYSQSSNSSLGCSSDPKPQQQQSSAPQLAVKQEFFMEENQSSTQMKAASHDELQLFTEEKPVTLCRSQSHMLFSEHKPMANMSGMQEAKPDSLKIKAMYGEERCIFRLQPSWGFEKLKEEIAKRFGISREIYDLKYLDDESEWVLLTCDADLLECIDVYKSSSAKTVRISVNPTVQPALRGSFG